Proteins from a genomic interval of Lolium perenne isolate Kyuss_39 chromosome 1, Kyuss_2.0, whole genome shotgun sequence:
- the LOC127312720 gene encoding NADH dehydrogenase [ubiquinone] 1 beta subcomplex subunit 10-B produces MGRKAKVEFDERPPDDFDPKHPYADPVAMLEYREHLVREKWIQIETAKIIRERLRWCYRVEGINHHVKCRHLVDQYLESTRGVGWGKDHRPAYLHEPKKVVEVEE; encoded by the exons ATGGGGCGGAAGGCGAAGGTGGAGTTCGACGAGAGGCCGCCGGATGACTTCGACCCGAAGCACCCGTACGCGGACCCGGTGGCGATGCTGGAGTACAGGGAGCACCTGGTGCGGGAGAAGTGGATCCAGATCGAGACCGCCAAGATCATCCGCGAGCGCCTCCGCTGGTGCTACCGCGTCGAGGGCATcaaccaccacgtcaagtgccgCCACCTCGTCGACCAGTACCTCGAGTCCACCCGCGGCGTCGGTTGGGGCAAGGACCACCGCCCGGCGTACCTGCACG AGCCCAAGAAGGTGGTCGAAGTCGAGGAGTAG
- the LOC127312717 gene encoding uncharacterized protein isoform X2 — protein sequence MSSPARSTVSAASAGGGTAIPAADDVADSIDALYRMDEAMTELRSDVMEALQKEVRSLDDNNWMFAAPRSRINLVSKPGAYLRKPQGKIAELDQAPKKTRNC from the exons ATGAGCTCTCCGGCGAGGTCGACCGTCTCGGCGGCGAGCGCGGGAGGCGGGACCGCGATCCCCGCCGCGGACGACGTCGCCGACTCCATCGACGCGCTCTACCGCATGGACGAGGCCATGACCG AGCTCCGGTCGGATGTGATGGAGGCGCTGCAGAAGGAGGTCAGGTCCCTCGACGACAACAACTGGATGTTCGCCGCGCCGCGCTCCCGCATCAACCTCGTCTCCAAGCCAG GTGCTTACCTGCGCAAGCCACAGGGGAAAATTGCGGAACTGGATCAAGCACCCAAGAAGACAAGGAACTGCTAG
- the LOC127312717 gene encoding uncharacterized protein isoform X1 — protein sequence MSSPARSTVSAASAGGGTAIPAADDVADSIDALYRMDEAMTELRSDVMEALQKEVRSLDDNNWMFAAPRSRINLVSKPGVYVCFGLGMCFSGAYLRKPQGKIAELDQAPKKTRNC from the exons ATGAGCTCTCCGGCGAGGTCGACCGTCTCGGCGGCGAGCGCGGGAGGCGGGACCGCGATCCCCGCCGCGGACGACGTCGCCGACTCCATCGACGCGCTCTACCGCATGGACGAGGCCATGACCG AGCTCCGGTCGGATGTGATGGAGGCGCTGCAGAAGGAGGTCAGGTCCCTCGACGACAACAACTGGATGTTCGCCGCGCCGCGCTCCCGCATCAACCTCGTCTCCAAGCCAG GGGTTTATGTTTGTTTCGGGCTTGGCATGTGCTTCTCAGGTGCTTACCTGCGCAAGCCACAGGGGAAAATTGCGGAACTGGATCAAGCACCCAAGAAGACAAGGAACTGCTAG